Proteins encoded by one window of Bradyrhizobium sp. B097:
- a CDS encoding sugar-binding protein — protein MNDSMKLLIVPLLAGAAALAMATGIAQAQQKKTIALVTNVAADFWTIAGRGLEKAQKEHPEYNIELIVTNEGTAAGQRRELDDLLVRGVAGISISVDDAPHATEELNKVAAKTVLITTDSDAPQSNRLAYIGTDNVAAGRQAGEEIKKALPNGGKIALFVGTMDADNARERVQGIKESIAGTKVELVDVFTDQVDFAKAKANMENVLVKYPDIALLSGLWSYETPLIYDAVKAAGKAGKVKIVGFDEDQRTLRGISDGTIESTVVQQPYEFGYLSATNIIKTLNGDKSWIPKDSKLIVPTKVISKTNVAEFAGQLKELLKK, from the coding sequence ATGAATGACTCAATGAAACTATTGATCGTGCCGCTATTGGCGGGCGCAGCCGCGCTCGCGATGGCCACAGGGATAGCACAGGCGCAGCAGAAAAAGACCATCGCGCTGGTGACCAATGTTGCGGCCGACTTCTGGACCATCGCGGGCCGCGGGCTCGAGAAGGCGCAAAAAGAGCATCCGGAATACAATATCGAGCTGATCGTCACCAACGAAGGCACCGCGGCCGGCCAGCGGCGCGAGTTGGACGACCTCTTGGTGCGCGGCGTCGCCGGCATCTCGATCTCGGTCGACGATGCGCCGCATGCAACCGAAGAGCTCAACAAGGTCGCGGCCAAGACCGTGCTGATCACGACAGACAGCGACGCGCCGCAGAGCAACCGTCTCGCCTATATCGGCACCGACAACGTCGCGGCAGGCCGGCAGGCAGGCGAGGAGATCAAGAAGGCGCTGCCGAACGGCGGCAAGATCGCGCTGTTCGTCGGAACGATGGACGCCGACAATGCCCGCGAGCGCGTGCAGGGCATCAAGGAATCGATCGCCGGCACCAAGGTCGAGCTGGTCGATGTGTTCACCGACCAGGTGGACTTTGCCAAGGCCAAGGCGAACATGGAGAACGTGCTCGTCAAATATCCCGACATCGCGCTGCTCTCCGGCCTGTGGAGCTACGAGACCCCGCTGATCTATGATGCGGTGAAGGCCGCCGGCAAGGCCGGCAAGGTGAAGATCGTCGGCTTCGACGAGGACCAGCGGACGCTGCGGGGCATTTCCGACGGCACGATCGAATCCACAGTCGTGCAGCAGCCCTACGAGTTCGGCTATCTCTCCGCCACCAACATCATCAAGACGCTGAACGGCGACAAGTCCTGGATTCCGAAGGACAGCAAGCTGATCGTGCCGACCAAGGTGATCAGCAAGACCAACGTCGCCGAGTTCGCCGGGCAACTGAAGGAACTGCTGAAGAAGTAA